A genome region from Populus alba chromosome 3, ASM523922v2, whole genome shotgun sequence includes the following:
- the LOC118031040 gene encoding ABC transporter E family member 2, giving the protein MADRLTRIAIVTSDRCKPKKCRQECKKSCPVVKTGKLCIEVTPVSKIAFISEELCIGCGICVKKCPFEAIQIINLPKDLDKDTTHRYGPNTFKLHRLPVPRPGQVLGLVGTNGIGKSTALKVLAGKLKPNLGRFNNPPDWQEILTYFRGSELQNYFTRILEDNLKAIIKPQYVDHIPRAVQGNVGQVLDQKDESHKKAELCRDLDLNQVIDRNVGDLSGGELQRFAIAVVAIQNAEIYMFDEPSSYLDVKQRLKAAQVIRSLLRANSYVIVVEHDLSVLDYLSDFICCLYGKPGAYGVVTLPFSVREGINIFLSGFVPTENLRFRDESLTFKVAETPQDNAEEIQTYARYKYPTMSKTQGNFKLSVVEGEFTDSQIVVMLGENGTGKTTFIRMLAGLLKPDTIEDSESEIPEFNVSYKPQKISPKFQHSVRQLLHSKIRDSYMHPQFVSDVMKPLLIEQLMDQEVVNLSGGELQRVALCLCLGKPADIYLIDEPSAYLDSEQRIVASKVIKRFILHAKKTAFVVEHDFIMATYLADRVIVYEGQPSVDCTANSPQSLLTGMNLFLSHLDITFRRDPTNFRPRINKLDSTKDREQKTAGSYYYLDD; this is encoded by the exons ATGGCAGATCGATTGACGCGTATAGCCATAGTAACCTCTGATAGATGCAAACCTAAGAAGTGCCGTCAAGAGTGCAAGAAGAGCTGCCCCGTTGTGAAAACTg GGAAACTGTGTATAGAGGTGACTCCTGTTTCGAAGATAGCTTTTATTTCGGAGGAGTTGTGCATTGGATGTGGTATCTGTGTCAAG AAATGCCCATTTGAAGCAATTCAGATCATTAACTTGCCTAAGGATTTGGATAAAGACACTACCCATCGTTATGGCCCCAATACCTTTAAGCTGCACAG GCTACCAGTTCCGAGGCCTGGGCAAGTTCTTGGCTTGGTTGGAACAAACGGCATTGGCAAGTCCACTGCTCTCAAAGTTCTAGCTGGAAAACTGAAACCTAATTTGGGCCGTTTCAAT AACCCTCCTGATTGGCAGGAAATTCTGACTTACTTTCGAGGATCTGAGCTTCAGAATTACTTTACCCGTATCCTAGAGGATAATTTGAAG GCCATCATAAAGCCTCAGTACGTTGACCACATTCCAAGAGCAGTTCAAGGCAATGTCGGGCAAGTGCTTGACCAAAAAGATGAGAGCCACAAGAAGGCAGAACTTTGTcgtgatcttgatctgaaccaGGTTATAGATCGTAATGTGGGGGATTTATCAGGTGGAGAGCTCCAAAGATTTGCTATTGCTGTTGTTGCAATACAGAATGCAGAGATATATATGTTTGATGAACCTTCAAGTTATCTTGATGTCAAGCAGAGGCTTAAAGCTGCCCAAGTTATCCGATCTTTGCTCAGGGCCAACAG CTATGTTATTGTGGTGGAGCATGATCTTAGTGTCCTGGATTATTTATCCGACTTCATTTGCTGCTTGTACGGGAAACCGGGTGCATATGGAGTAGTAACCCTTCCCTTTTCTGTGAGAGAAGGTATCAATATATTCTTGTCTGGGTTTGTTCCTACAGAAAACCTACGATTCCGGGATGAATCTTTAACCTTCAAG GTTGCTGAGACTCCACAGGATAATGCTGAGGAGATTCAAACATATGCACGATACAAATACCCAACCATGAGTAAAACTCAGGGCAATTTCAAGCTTAGTGTCGTTGAGGGTGAATTTACTGACTCTCAGATTGTAGTAATGCTTGGTGAGAATGGGACAGGGAAGACAACATTTATCCGCATGCTG GCTGGTTTGCTGAAACCTGATACTATAGAAGATTCTGAATCTGAGATACCTGAGTTCAATGTTTCTTACAAACCCCAGAAGATAAGCCCCAAGTTTCAACACAGTGTCAGACAGTTACTGCATTCAAAGATACGTGATTCGTATATGCATCCTCAGTTTGTTTCAGATGTCATGAAACCACTTCTTATTGAGCAACTGATGGACCAAGAAGTTGTAAATCTATCTGGTGGAGAGTTGCAAAGAGTTGCATTATGTCTATGCCTTGGAAAG CCAGCAGACATTTATTTGATAGATGAACCAAGTGCGTATCTTGATTCTGAGCAGCGTATTGTTGCTTCAAAAGTCATCAAGAGGTTTATCCTACATGCAAAGAAGACTGCATTTGTGGTGGAGCATGATTTTATAATGGCAACATACCTGGCTGATAGAGTTATTGTGTACGAGGGACAGCCTTCTGTGGATTGTACAGCAAATTCTCCTCAGTCATTGTTGACTGGGATGAATCTCTTCTTATCT CATCTGGATATCACATTTAGACGAGACCCCACCAATTTCCGGCCAAGAATCAACAAATTGGACTCGACCAAGGACAGGGAGCAGAAAACTGCTGGGTCATATTATTACCTGGATGATTGA